Genomic DNA from Lutibacter sp. A80:
TTCTAATGATATACGTAATTTTATTAAAAATTATGGAATAGAAAACGGATTAGAATTTTACAATCCTAGAGAACAATCTGGTTTATTACGTACCATTATGTTACGTATTTCTTCAACAGGAGAAATTATGGTTGTAATTCAATTTTTTAAAGAAGATACCGAAAAACGAGAAGGTTTATTAAATGCTTTATCTGAAAAATTTCCTCAAATTACATCATTACAATATGTAATTAACAGCAAAGGAAACGATACTTTATACGATCAAGATATTAAATTATTTAAAGGTAGAGATCATATTTTTGAAGAAATGGAAGGTTTAAAATTTAAAATTGGACCAAAATCATTTTATCAAACAAACTCTACACAAGCTTATGAATTGTATAAAATAACTCGAAATTTTGCAAATTTAACCGGAAATGAAGTTGTTTACGATTTTTATACAGGAACAGGAACCATTGCACAATTTGTAGCTAAAAAAGCTAAAAAAGTAATTGGTGTAGAATCTGTACCTGAAGCAATTGAAGATGCTAAATTAAATGCACAATTTAATAACATTGAAAACGTTGAGTTTTATGCAGGAGATATGAAAGATGTTTTTAATGATAGTTTTATAAATAAACACGGACAACCAGATGTTATTATTACAGATCCACCAAGAGATGGAATGCATAAGAATGTAGTAGCTAAAATATTAGAAATAGCACCAAAACGTATTGTGTATGTTAGTTGTAACTCTGCAACACAAGCTAGAGATTTAAGTTTAATGAAAGAGCAATACAATATAATTAAAACACAAGCGGTAGATATGTTTCCACAAACACACCATGTGGAAAATGTTGTTCTTTTAGAATTAAAATAAATATGAAAAAATATATTACAGTAATAATTTTAGCAATTATATTAATAATAAGTTGTGAAAAAGATGATATTTGCTTAGAAAACACAACTCCAAATTTAGTGCTAAAATTTTACGATGCTGAAAATGATACGCTTGTAAAAACTATTTTAATAGACTCGTTAAGAGTTATTAATTATGAACTTCTTGAAGATTATACCAATACAACTATGGATTCCGTTTCTCTTCAGTTAGATTTAAATGCATATAAAACTGCATATCAAATTTCATCTGCAGAAACATCAGATACTATTTACTTTAGTTATGATAGAAACGATGTTTTTGTATCCAGATCTTGTGGTTATAAAGCAGTTTTTGAAAACTTAACTATAGACAGTATTACTAACAACTGGATTAAATCTTATAATATTAATAACACAATTATTGACAATGATACAACGGCACATATTAATATTTATCATTAGTATTTTAATTCACTTTACTGCAATCTCTCAAGAACAGGAAACTGAGAACGAAAAATTACAAGAACAAGAAACAGAAAAAGTTCAAGATTCAGTAAAAACTAAAATTAGTTACGGAATTAGAATTGGTATTGATCTTAGTAAACCAATTATTTCTTTTATAGATGAAGACACAAAAGGATTAGAAATAACTGGTGATTTACGTCTTACACAAAATCATTATATCGCTGCTGAATTAGGTTATGAAGATGTTTTTAAAACTGAAGATTATTTAACATATTCAACCAAAGGTTCTTTTATTAAACTTGGAGCAAATTACAATGCTTACGAAAATTGGAAAGGTATGGACAATTTAATATATGTAGGTGTGCGTTATGGTTTCAGTTTTTTTGAACAAACTTTAAATAGCTATACACCAAACATGTCAGGCACCTATTTTATAACTGAACCTATAGAAGCTAACACAAATTTTAAAGATTTAAATGCACATTGGTTAGAGTTTTTATTTGGAATGAAAGTAGAAACCTTTAAAAATATATATTTAGGAATGCAGTTTAGCGTTAAAAAAATGATTAGCACAAAAGAACCTGAAAATTTTAAAAACTTATATATTCCGGGCTTTAATAGAGTTTTTTCTAATGATTTAGGCGTTGGTTTTAACTATACCTTAAGCTATAATATCCCTTTAATTAACAAGTAAAAATAATTTTACTACTTTTAAGTTTTAAATAAATTTTTATAAATATGTATCTTGAAAGTTTATTTACAAACTTATGCAAATAACCTTTATAAAATAATAATATAAACTCATGAAAAATATACCAAGTTTAGATTTGTCAGACTTTCTATCTGGTGATTCCAAAAAAAAGAAGAAGTTTATAACTGAAATTGGTGAAGCTTATGAAGAAATTGGTTTTGTAGCATTAAAAGGTCATTTTTTATCGGAAGAGCTAACCAATAATTTATATAAAGAAGTAAAAAGTTTTTTTGAACTCCCTGAAGAAGTTAAAGAATCTTATTCCATTGATGGAATTGGAGGCCAACGTGGTTACACCTCTTTTGGTAAAGAAAGTGCTAAAGGCAAAAAAAAAGGAGATTTAAAAGAATTTTGGCATTTTGGACAAGAAGTGGTTGGAAATGAAAAATTAAAAGCAACATATCCAAAAAATGTAATTGTAAATGAAATTCCCAACTTTAATAAAGTTGGAATGGTGGCTTATAAAAACTTAGAAAAAACAGCAATATATGTTTTAAGAGCACTATCGTTATACATTGGTTTAGACGAATTTTATTTCGATAAATATGTAATCAATGGAAATAGTATTTTACGTCCAATTCACTACCCTCCTATTCAAGGTGAACCAAAAGGCGCTGTTAGAGCAGCTGCTCATGGCGATATCAATTTAATAACATTATTAATGGGTGCTTCTGCATCTGGATTAGAAGTTCAAAATAAACAAGGTGAATGGATTGCTGTAACAGCTTTGCCTGAGCAATTGGTAATAAATGTTGGAGATATGCTAGAACGCTTAACAAATAATAAATTACGTTCTACAATACACCGAGTTGTAAATCCACCTAGAGAAGAATGGGGAAACTCTCGTTACTCAATTCCTTTTTTCACACATCCAATTAGCGAAATGTCTTTAAACTGCTTACCTGAATGCATTGATGAAATGCGACCAAAAGTTTATGACGATATTACTGCTGGAGAATTTTTAAATGAACGTTTAAAAGAATTAGGCCTATTAAAATGATTTCAAAAAAAGTAATTTCATTTTTCACTTTTGGTGTTTTTTTAATTATTGCTGGTGCAATATTAAAATTCTCGAAAAATCCACAAGCAAATTTAGTAATGGCTATAGGTTTAGTTTTTGAACTTTTAGCTGCATTGCTTTTTATTTGGAATAAACTCAAAAAATAAATCTAATTTCATTAAATTTACATTTATAATTTCAGTTTTTAAATGGGAAAAAAGAAAATAAATAGTCTTGAAGATTTAGGTGGTTTTGTATTTTCAACAAATAATGATTTCGAATATGAAAATCAAGAAAATACAGAAACATTACCAGCTAACAAACAATTTCTAGAAGCACATTTTTCGAACAAAGGAAGAGGCGGTAAAACAGTTACAGTTATTACTGGTTTTGAAGGCTCCGAAACAGATTTAAAAGCTTTAGGTAAATTACTTAAAACTAAATGTGGTGTTGGAGGAAGTGTAAAAAACAACGAAATTATTATTCAAGGAAATTACAGAGATAAAATAATGCAAATCCTTAAAAAAGAAGGATATAACATAAAACGCGTTGGCGGATAACTTATGAATAAAATAGCAGATTCAGAATTAATTTTAAATCCAGATGGTAGTGTTTATCACCTAAATTTAAAACCCGAAAATATTGCACAAACAATAATTTTTGTGGGTGATCAAAATAGAGTTCCAAAAATTACAAAACACTTTGACTCTATAGAGTTTGAAACTCAAAAAAGAGAGTTTAGAACTATTACAGGAATTTATAAAGGAATTAGAATGTCTGTAATATCAACTGGTATTGGACCAGATAATATTGATATTGTAATGAACGAATTAGATGCTCTAGTTAATATAGATTTAGAAACTAAAACCATAAAAAAAGAACATACCCAACTTAATATTGTTAGAATTGGTACTTCTGGTTCTTTACAAAAAGAAATTCCTGTAGACAGCTTTGTATTAGCAAAATACGGATTAGGTTTTGACGGTATGCTGCTTTCTTACGATTGCGACCAAGTATTAGAAGCCGATTTTGAAGATGCTTTTATAAAACATACTAATTGGAGTGAAAGAAAATCTAGACCTTATATAGTTAAAAACAGTGAGTTTTTAGAAAAAAAACTTTTGAGTGATAAAATATTTTCAGGTATAACAGCTACAGCTGGAGGTTTTTATGGACCACAAGGAAGAGTTTTAAGATTGGCTATACAAGACCCTAAGCTAAACAGTAAAATTGACAACTTTGAGTACAAAGGTGTAAAAATTACCAATTTAGAAATGGAAACTTCGGCAATTTATGGATTATCTAAACTATTAGGCCACAATGCTTGTTCTATGAATGCTATAATTGCAAATAGAGCTAATGGAACTTTTAGTGAAAATCCTTATAAACCTATTGAAGAATTAATTATTTATACACTCGATAAACTTAGCTCATAAATTTTTTTGTATATTTCATCTTTTAAAAATAATAAAACCCCATTTTAAAATGAAAAAAATTATTACATCGGTACTTGCAATCACTTTTATATTGCTTTTATGTGCCTCATGCGGATCTTCAAAAGGTTGTGGATTAACTGCTGATACTTCTAAAGTTGAATTACCTACTTCAGAAAACAATATTATAGCAGAAGTTAAATAAATATAGATAATTCTTTTATTTTCTATACTTGGTTACTCCCTATATAAATTTTATAACTAAGTACATTTTAAATTAAACTTTATAATAAGTTCTTAAAATAATTGAAATGAAGAAAATAATTGAAACGGAAAGGTTGTATTTAAGAACATTAAGCATAAAAGATGCTACATTATTTTATTTACTCAATCTTGATAAAGACGTATTAAAATATACTGGAGATAAATCGTTTAAAAGTATAGAAAGCGCTCAAAAATTTCTTGAAAATTACGATCATTATAGTAAATATGGATTTGGAAGATGGGCTGTAATTAATAAACAAAATGAAGAGTTTCTAGGTTGGTGTGGACTTAAATTTACAGCCAGTAAAAATGAATACGATATAGGTTTTAGATTTTTTAAAAAACATTGGAATAAAGGATATGCTACAGAAGCTGCTAAATCTTGTGTTGATTTCGGAATTAATAATCTCAAATTAAAAGAAATTATTGGTAGAGCAATGAAAGAAAATAAAGCTTCTATCAAAGTACTTAAAAAAATTGGACTTAAATATAGCCAAGATTTTGATTTTGAAGGAAATAAAGGGGTTATTTACAAAACAGAATAAAAAAAATAAACTACACATAAATTCACAAGCTATTTTTAATTGTGTGTTTTTTATCTCTTTGTTAACATTATTCTCTTTTATAAACAATAATAAATTGTATTTTTACAACTTAAAATAACTCTATATTCTTTTATGGGAAAAATTATTGCAATTGCCAATCAAAAAGGTGGTGTTGGTAAAACTACTACTACTGTAAATTTAGCCGCAGCTTTAGGAGTATTAGAAAAAAAGGTACTATTAATTGATGCTGACCCACAAGCAAATGCCTCTTCTGGTCTTGGTATTAATGTAGATGAGGTTGAAATTGGAACCTATCAACTTTTAGAACATGCCGCTTCTGCTAAAGAAGCAATTCTTCCAACTAATTCCCCCAATGTTTCGATAATACCAGCGCATATAGATTTAGTGGCAATAGAAATTGAATTAGTTGATAAAGACCATAGGGAGTTTATGCTAAAACAAGTATTAGAAGAAGTTAAAGACGACTTTGACTATATTCTTGTAGATTGTGCACCCTCATTAGGTTTAATTACATTAAACGCATTAGTGGCTGCAAACTCTGTAGTTATACCAATTCAATGCGAATATTTTGCATTAGAAGGTCTAGGGAAATTATTAAATACAATAAAAAGTGTTCAAAAAATACACAATCCAGAATTAGATATTGAAGGTTTATTATTAACTATGTACGATTCTCGCTTAAGATTATCTAATCAAGTAGTTGATGAAGTAAAAAAACATTTTCAGGATATGGTATTTAAAACCATTATACAAAGAAATGTAAGACTAAGTGAAGCTCCAAGTTATGGTGAAAGCATAATAGCTTATGATGCAACTAGTAAAGGAGCCGTAAATTATATTAACTTAGCAAACGAAATTTTAAAACAACACGCTAAATAAAAAAGAATGGCAAAAGCACTAAAAAAACAAGCACTTGGAAGGGGTTTATCTGCCTTGTTAAAAGAAAATACGGCTAATGTTAATTCAGCTAATGATGAAAATGCAGATAAAGTTGTTGGAAGTATTATTGAAATAGAATTAGAAGCAATAGAAGTAAATCCTTTTCAGCCAAGAAGTTATTTTAATGAAGAAGCTTTACGTGAACTCGCTAGTTCTATTAAAGAATTAGGTGTAATTCAACCAATTACAGTTCGAAAATTAAAAGACGACACATTCCAATTAGTATCTGGAGAACGTAGATTTAGAGCTTCAAAATTAATTGGTAATAAAACTATTCCTGCTTATATTAGATTAGCAAACGACCAAGAAATGCTTGAAATGGCATTGGTTGAAAATATTCAAAGAAAAGATTTAGATCCAATTGAAGTTGCTTTATCATACCAACGTTTAATAGACGAAATTGATTTAACTCAAGAAGAAATGAGTCAACGTGTTGGAAAAAAACGCTCTACAATAACAAACTATTTACGCCTATTAAAATTAGACCCAATAATTCAAACCGGAATGCGAGACGGATTTTTATCAATGGGACATGGTAGAGCACTAATTAATATTGAAAATACTGAAGAACAGTTAAGTATTTATGAAAAAATATTAGCTGAAAAATTATCTGTAAGACAAACTGAACAAGTAGTAAAAGAACTTAAACAAGGAATTGAAAAACCTAAAAAGGTAACTACTAAAAATAATGAAACTCCAAAATTTGTTTCTAAAGGTTTAAAAACTTTTAGCGAATACTTTGGGCACAAAATTGACGTTAAATTATCTGGAGAGGATAAAGGAAAAATATTAATTCCTTTTCACTCTGAAGAAGATTTTAATCGTATAAAAAAATTATTAGAATAGTGCCATATAAAAAGCCTTATATCTTACTTATTATTAGCTTATTAGCTACTTTTCAATCATTTTCACAAGAAGAAGAATTAAAAGTAAAAGTACAAGATACTATTTACACTTCTCCAAACGAATTTGATATGTTATCTCCTGCCAGAGCAGCGTTTTATTCTGCAATACTTCCTGGCTTAGGTCAAGCATACAATAAAAAATATTGGAAAATACCGCTTGTATACGCAGCTCTAGGAACTGGTGTATATTTTTATGACTTTAACAATAAAAATTATAACAGAGCTCGTACAGCTTATAAATTAAGATTAGATAACAAACCAAACGAATTTGATGGCTTAGGTGATAACATATATTTATCAGATGATGCATTAACTCGTGCTC
This window encodes:
- a CDS encoding DUF6452 family protein is translated as MKKYITVIILAIILIISCEKDDICLENTTPNLVLKFYDAENDTLVKTILIDSLRVINYELLEDYTNTTMDSVSLQLDLNAYKTAYQISSAETSDTIYFSYDRNDVFVSRSCGYKAVFENLTIDSITNNWIKSYNINNTIIDNDTTAHINIYH
- a CDS encoding nucleoside phosphorylase, whose amino-acid sequence is MNKIADSELILNPDGSVYHLNLKPENIAQTIIFVGDQNRVPKITKHFDSIEFETQKREFRTITGIYKGIRMSVISTGIGPDNIDIVMNELDALVNIDLETKTIKKEHTQLNIVRIGTSGSLQKEIPVDSFVLAKYGLGFDGMLLSYDCDQVLEADFEDAFIKHTNWSERKSRPYIVKNSEFLEKKLLSDKIFSGITATAGGFYGPQGRVLRLAIQDPKLNSKIDNFEYKGVKITNLEMETSAIYGLSKLLGHNACSMNAIIANRANGTFSENPYKPIEELIIYTLDKLSS
- a CDS encoding translation initiation factor — encoded protein: MGKKKINSLEDLGGFVFSTNNDFEYENQENTETLPANKQFLEAHFSNKGRGGKTVTVITGFEGSETDLKALGKLLKTKCGVGGSVKNNEIIIQGNYRDKIMQILKKEGYNIKRVGG
- a CDS encoding GNAT family N-acetyltransferase, translating into MKKIIETERLYLRTLSIKDATLFYLLNLDKDVLKYTGDKSFKSIESAQKFLENYDHYSKYGFGRWAVINKQNEEFLGWCGLKFTASKNEYDIGFRFFKKHWNKGYATEAAKSCVDFGINNLKLKEIIGRAMKENKASIKVLKKIGLKYSQDFDFEGNKGVIYKTE
- a CDS encoding isopenicillin N synthase family oxygenase; this translates as MKNIPSLDLSDFLSGDSKKKKKFITEIGEAYEEIGFVALKGHFLSEELTNNLYKEVKSFFELPEEVKESYSIDGIGGQRGYTSFGKESAKGKKKGDLKEFWHFGQEVVGNEKLKATYPKNVIVNEIPNFNKVGMVAYKNLEKTAIYVLRALSLYIGLDEFYFDKYVINGNSILRPIHYPPIQGEPKGAVRAAAHGDINLITLLMGASASGLEVQNKQGEWIAVTALPEQLVINVGDMLERLTNNKLRSTIHRVVNPPREEWGNSRYSIPFFTHPISEMSLNCLPECIDEMRPKVYDDITAGEFLNERLKELGLLK
- a CDS encoding ParB/RepB/Spo0J family partition protein; the encoded protein is MAKALKKQALGRGLSALLKENTANVNSANDENADKVVGSIIEIELEAIEVNPFQPRSYFNEEALRELASSIKELGVIQPITVRKLKDDTFQLVSGERRFRASKLIGNKTIPAYIRLANDQEMLEMALVENIQRKDLDPIEVALSYQRLIDEIDLTQEEMSQRVGKKRSTITNYLRLLKLDPIIQTGMRDGFLSMGHGRALINIENTEEQLSIYEKILAEKLSVRQTEQVVKELKQGIEKPKKVTTKNNETPKFVSKGLKTFSEYFGHKIDVKLSGEDKGKILIPFHSEEDFNRIKKLLE
- the rlmD gene encoding 23S rRNA (uracil(1939)-C(5))-methyltransferase RlmD, encoding MARRKKQLIFENIEVIDAGARGKTVAKAPDGRVIFLTNTVPGDVVDIRTGKKRKAYFEGTAIKFHKYSDKRTEPVCEHFEHCGGCKWQNMDYKYQLEYKEKEVTNNLIRIGHLDLPEITPILGCEKTYFYRNKMEFSFSNSRWLTLEEINSDEDIDNRNACGFHISGMWDKILDVSKCHLQEDPSNDIRNFIKNYGIENGLEFYNPREQSGLLRTIMLRISSTGEIMVVIQFFKEDTEKREGLLNALSEKFPQITSLQYVINSKGNDTLYDQDIKLFKGRDHIFEEMEGLKFKIGPKSFYQTNSTQAYELYKITRNFANLTGNEVVYDFYTGTGTIAQFVAKKAKKVIGVESVPEAIEDAKLNAQFNNIENVEFYAGDMKDVFNDSFINKHGQPDVIITDPPRDGMHKNVVAKILEIAPKRIVYVSCNSATQARDLSLMKEQYNIIKTQAVDMFPQTHHVENVVLLELK
- a CDS encoding DUF5683 domain-containing protein, with protein sequence MPYKKPYILLIISLLATFQSFSQEEELKVKVQDTIYTSPNEFDMLSPARAAFYSAILPGLGQAYNKKYWKIPLVYAALGTGVYFYDFNNKNYNRARTAYKLRLDNKPNEFDGLGDNIYLSDDALTRAQESYKKDRDLSILVTVGLYVLQILEASTNAHLLQHNVDNNLTLSPQIIKDATTNKSVVVASLNFKF
- a CDS encoding DUF6048 family protein; this translates as MIQRHILIFIISILIHFTAISQEQETENEKLQEQETEKVQDSVKTKISYGIRIGIDLSKPIISFIDEDTKGLEITGDLRLTQNHYIAAELGYEDVFKTEDYLTYSTKGSFIKLGANYNAYENWKGMDNLIYVGVRYGFSFFEQTLNSYTPNMSGTYFITEPIEANTNFKDLNAHWLEFLFGMKVETFKNIYLGMQFSVKKMISTKEPENFKNLYIPGFNRVFSNDLGVGFNYTLSYNIPLINK
- a CDS encoding ParA family protein — encoded protein: MGKIIAIANQKGGVGKTTTTVNLAAALGVLEKKVLLIDADPQANASSGLGINVDEVEIGTYQLLEHAASAKEAILPTNSPNVSIIPAHIDLVAIEIELVDKDHREFMLKQVLEEVKDDFDYILVDCAPSLGLITLNALVAANSVVIPIQCEYFALEGLGKLLNTIKSVQKIHNPELDIEGLLLTMYDSRLRLSNQVVDEVKKHFQDMVFKTIIQRNVRLSEAPSYGESIIAYDATSKGAVNYINLANEILKQHAK